A single region of the Arthrobacter sp. PAMC25564 genome encodes:
- the purQ gene encoding phosphoribosylformylglycinamidine synthase subunit PurQ, producing MTELPLIGEAVAVAAHAPGAGKLAGAKIGVVTFPGTLDDRDAARAIRLAGATPVALWHADTTLGDVDAVVIPGGFSYGDYLRAGAIARFAPLMSKIIDAANSDAKLPVLGICNGFQILTESHLLPGSMIKNDHLKFMCRDQVLRVENNATDWTRDYAVGQEITVPLKNQDGQYIADEKTLDALEAEGRVVFRYVGFNPNGSRRDIAGISNAAGNIVGLMPHPEHAVEAGFGPENGPGTEGLGFFTSVLNKIVGDNK from the coding sequence ATGACTGAACTCCCCCTGATCGGCGAGGCTGTTGCCGTCGCCGCGCACGCTCCTGGTGCTGGCAAGCTCGCCGGTGCGAAGATCGGCGTCGTCACCTTCCCCGGCACCCTGGATGACCGTGATGCCGCCCGTGCGATCCGCCTCGCCGGAGCCACCCCGGTGGCGCTGTGGCACGCCGACACCACCTTGGGCGACGTCGACGCCGTCGTGATTCCCGGCGGTTTCTCCTACGGTGACTACCTCCGCGCCGGCGCCATCGCCCGTTTCGCGCCGCTGATGTCCAAAATCATCGACGCCGCCAACTCGGACGCCAAACTTCCTGTGCTCGGCATCTGCAATGGCTTCCAGATCCTCACGGAATCGCACCTGTTGCCGGGCTCGATGATCAAAAACGACCACCTCAAGTTCATGTGCCGCGACCAGGTCCTCCGGGTGGAAAACAACGCCACCGACTGGACCCGGGACTACGCCGTCGGCCAGGAAATCACCGTCCCGCTGAAGAACCAGGACGGCCAGTACATCGCGGATGAGAAGACGCTGGACGCCCTCGAGGCTGAAGGACGCGTGGTGTTCCGCTACGTCGGGTTCAACCCCAACGGCTCCCGCCGCGACATCGCCGGCATCTCCAACGCGGCCGGCAACATCGTGGGGCTCATGCCGCACCCCGAGCACGCGGTGGAGGCCGGTTTCGGCCCCGAGAACGGCCCCGGCACCGAGGGCCTCGGTTTCTTCACCTCTGTCCTGAACAAAATCGTGGGAGACAACAAATGA
- the purL gene encoding phosphoribosylformylglycinamidine synthase subunit PurL — MDPGPAGGNVTAAKKFNIDTVENAAKTPDVELPWAELGLKQNEFDEVVKVLGRRPTGAELAMYSVMWSEHCSYKSSKNHLRQFGEKVTEEMKKDMLVGIGENAGVTNLGDGWAVTFKIESHNSPSFVEPYQGAATGIGGIVRDIISMGARPVAVMDPLRFGAIDHPDTARVMHGAVAGIGGYGNSLGLPNIGGEMVFDSVYQGNPLVNALAVGVMRHEDIRLANASGKGNKVVLFGARTGGDGIGGASVLASESFDDTKPSKRPAVQVGDPFAEKVLIECCLELFKGSLVEGIQDLGAAGISCATSELASNGDGGMEVELTSVLLRDPTLTPGEILMSESQERMMAVVTPENIAAFEAVMDKWAVEYSWLGEVTDTGRLIITWEGEVIVDVDPRTVAHDGPVYDRPYARPEWQDAVQADSFTGSVQDAGRPSAPAELAAAITELVASPNMCDKSWITKQYDRYVGGNTAMAFPDDAGVVRVDEETGLGVALATDANGRYTYLDPYHGAQLALAEAYRNVATSGAVPMAVSDCLNFGSPEDPAVMWQLAEAIRGLSDACMVLGIPVTGGNVSLYNQTGTVPIHPSPVVAVLGKFDDVARRTPSGWREDGQAIYLLGTTAAELDGSEWSNMRGHLGGLPPKVDLAAERALGEILINASRDGMVDSAHDLSEGGLAAALVESSLRYGVGARIALQDVLDRDGVDLFTALFSESQGRAIVGVPRSEEIRFKDMCTARGFAHVRIGVVDAEGGKLEINGVETMNLDALREAHEATLPKYFG, encoded by the coding sequence GTGGACCCAGGCCCCGCGGGCGGAAACGTCACCGCGGCCAAGAAGTTCAACATCGACACCGTTGAAAACGCCGCCAAGACCCCCGACGTCGAACTGCCTTGGGCCGAGCTGGGCCTGAAGCAGAACGAGTTCGACGAGGTCGTCAAGGTCCTGGGCCGCCGCCCGACCGGCGCCGAACTCGCCATGTACTCCGTGATGTGGAGCGAGCACTGCTCCTACAAGTCCTCCAAGAACCACCTGCGCCAGTTCGGCGAAAAGGTGACCGAGGAGATGAAGAAGGACATGCTCGTGGGGATCGGCGAAAACGCCGGCGTTACGAACCTGGGCGACGGCTGGGCCGTGACGTTCAAGATCGAGTCCCACAACTCGCCGTCGTTCGTGGAGCCCTACCAGGGCGCGGCCACCGGCATCGGCGGCATTGTCCGCGACATCATCTCGATGGGTGCCCGCCCGGTCGCCGTGATGGATCCGCTGCGTTTCGGCGCCATCGACCACCCGGACACGGCCCGCGTCATGCACGGCGCCGTGGCCGGCATCGGCGGCTACGGAAACTCCCTGGGCCTGCCCAACATCGGCGGCGAAATGGTCTTCGACTCCGTGTACCAGGGCAACCCGCTGGTCAACGCGCTGGCCGTCGGCGTCATGCGCCACGAGGACATCCGGCTCGCCAACGCCTCCGGCAAGGGCAACAAGGTGGTGCTCTTCGGCGCCCGGACCGGCGGCGACGGGATCGGCGGCGCCTCGGTGCTGGCCTCGGAGTCCTTCGACGACACCAAGCCGTCCAAGCGCCCCGCCGTCCAGGTGGGCGATCCCTTCGCCGAGAAGGTCCTGATCGAGTGCTGCCTGGAGCTGTTCAAGGGTTCACTGGTCGAGGGCATCCAGGACCTGGGCGCCGCGGGCATTTCCTGCGCCACCTCCGAGCTCGCCTCCAATGGCGACGGCGGCATGGAAGTTGAACTGACCTCCGTCCTGCTGCGGGACCCCACCCTGACCCCGGGCGAAATCCTGATGTCCGAGTCGCAGGAACGCATGATGGCCGTGGTCACCCCGGAGAACATCGCCGCATTTGAAGCCGTGATGGACAAGTGGGCTGTCGAGTACTCCTGGCTGGGCGAGGTGACCGACACCGGCCGCCTGATCATCACGTGGGAAGGCGAAGTCATCGTCGACGTCGACCCGCGCACCGTGGCCCACGATGGTCCGGTCTACGACCGCCCCTATGCCCGCCCCGAATGGCAGGACGCGGTCCAGGCCGACTCCTTCACCGGCTCCGTCCAGGATGCGGGTCGCCCCTCGGCGCCCGCGGAACTGGCCGCCGCCATTACCGAACTAGTTGCCTCGCCGAATATGTGCGACAAGTCCTGGATCACCAAGCAGTACGACCGCTACGTCGGCGGCAACACCGCGATGGCGTTCCCGGACGACGCGGGCGTGGTCCGGGTGGACGAGGAAACCGGTCTGGGCGTAGCCTTGGCCACCGACGCCAACGGCCGCTACACCTACCTCGATCCGTACCACGGCGCGCAGCTGGCACTGGCCGAGGCCTACCGGAACGTCGCCACTTCCGGCGCCGTGCCGATGGCCGTCAGCGACTGCCTGAACTTCGGCTCTCCCGAGGACCCCGCCGTCATGTGGCAGCTGGCCGAGGCCATCCGCGGCCTGTCCGACGCCTGCATGGTGCTGGGCATCCCGGTCACCGGCGGCAACGTGTCGCTGTACAACCAGACCGGCACCGTCCCCATCCACCCCTCCCCCGTGGTGGCCGTGCTGGGCAAGTTCGACGACGTCGCCCGCCGCACGCCGTCAGGCTGGCGCGAGGACGGCCAGGCCATCTATCTGCTGGGCACGACAGCGGCAGAACTGGACGGTTCGGAATGGTCCAACATGCGCGGACACCTCGGCGGGCTGCCGCCCAAGGTCGACCTCGCGGCCGAACGGGCGCTGGGTGAAATCCTGATCAATGCGTCCCGGGACGGCATGGTGGACTCCGCGCACGACCTCTCCGAAGGCGGCCTAGCGGCAGCCCTCGTGGAGTCCTCGCTGCGCTACGGCGTCGGCGCCCGGATCGCGCTCCAGGATGTCCTGGACCGCGACGGGGTGGACCTGTTCACGGCGCTGTTCTCCGAATCCCAGGGCCGCGCCATTGTAGGCGTCCCCCGCTCGGAGGAGATCCGCTTCAAGGACATGTGCACGGCCCGCGGCTTCGCGCACGTCCGGATCGGCGTGGTCGACGCTGAGGGCGGCAAGCTGGAGATCAACGGCGTCGAGACCATGAACCTTGACGCGCTCCGCGAAGCCCACGAGGCGACCCTGCCGAAGTACTTCGGCTAA
- a CDS encoding DUF503 domain-containing protein, translated as MWIGWIEFDLLLGDVHTLKEKRSVVRPVLAEIKRRFDVSVTEAGLQDQYRRTVIGAGLVAADRAHLLEVLAAVERFVAARPEMELLSARQRELRSDD; from the coding sequence ATGTGGATCGGCTGGATTGAATTCGACCTCCTCCTCGGCGATGTCCACACCCTGAAGGAGAAGCGTTCGGTGGTGCGGCCCGTGCTGGCCGAAATCAAGCGCCGCTTCGACGTCTCCGTGACCGAGGCCGGGCTGCAGGACCAGTACCGGCGCACGGTGATCGGCGCCGGGCTCGTCGCGGCCGACCGGGCACACCTGCTGGAGGTTCTCGCCGCCGTCGAACGCTTCGTGGCGGCACGTCCGGAGATGGAGCTGCTCAGCGCCCGCCAGCGGGAACTCCGCAGCGACGACTGA
- a CDS encoding putative quinol monooxygenase: MIFIVVKFKVKPDWSERWPGLVEDFTRATRQEPGNLWFDWSRSVEDPNEFVLVEAFKDGAAGAHVSSAHFQQAMADLPQALLETPRIISRQLDGEGWDRMGELTI; encoded by the coding sequence ATGATCTTCATCGTCGTCAAATTCAAGGTCAAGCCAGACTGGTCCGAGCGCTGGCCCGGCCTCGTGGAGGACTTCACCCGGGCCACCCGCCAGGAACCCGGCAACCTCTGGTTCGACTGGTCCCGCAGCGTGGAGGACCCCAACGAATTTGTCCTGGTCGAGGCCTTCAAGGACGGCGCCGCCGGGGCCCACGTCAGCAGCGCACACTTCCAGCAGGCCATGGCGGACCTGCCGCAGGCGCTGCTGGAGACGCCCCGGATCATCAGCCGCCAGCTCGACGGCGAGGGCTGGGACCGGATGGGCGAACTCACCATCTAA
- a CDS encoding DUF1990 domain-containing protein, with protein sequence MNGPRIAPGGLNYAGIGSTEHGPLPADVECLVSEAYLGHGPAAYRRAVQGMLTWQLQRGAGLRVRAESDAVVPGARVVSGFGAGPFRIDAPCEVVWVRAPVPGDGPQSAGFGYGTLPGHPVRGEEAFEISIDGNGMVLIKITAFGVPSSWFYAAGGALAKRARALITSRYLGSAQELAAGVN encoded by the coding sequence ATGAACGGGCCGCGGATTGCCCCCGGCGGACTGAACTATGCGGGCATCGGATCCACGGAGCACGGGCCACTCCCGGCGGACGTTGAATGCCTCGTCTCGGAGGCTTATCTGGGGCACGGCCCCGCGGCATACCGGCGGGCCGTCCAAGGCATGCTGACGTGGCAGCTCCAGAGAGGGGCCGGTCTGCGGGTCCGTGCGGAGTCCGACGCCGTGGTCCCGGGCGCACGCGTGGTGAGCGGCTTCGGCGCCGGGCCGTTCCGGATTGACGCGCCGTGCGAGGTCGTCTGGGTGCGCGCCCCGGTGCCCGGGGACGGGCCCCAGTCGGCAGGATTCGGTTACGGCACGCTGCCGGGCCATCCGGTCCGCGGCGAGGAGGCCTTTGAGATCTCCATCGATGGGAATGGCATGGTGCTGATCAAAATCACCGCCTTCGGCGTGCCGTCGAGCTGGTTCTACGCGGCCGGCGGCGCGCTGGCCAAGCGGGCGCGGGCTCTCATCACTTCCCGCTACCTTGGGAGTGCACAAGAACTGGCCGCAGGCGTGAACTGA
- a CDS encoding MmcQ/YjbR family DNA-binding protein, translated as MDVVALRRLCLGFPGAFEDFPFGPETSVFKVRAAVSGGARHEAKMFALSAMDPDDWSVSLKCDPVLAEQLRAAHPEIAGAWHLNKKHWNGVRLDGALPDSMVRDLVEDSYDLVVATLSRRQQEQLGWATLSMGTPQQARP; from the coding sequence ATGGATGTAGTTGCACTGCGCCGGCTGTGCCTCGGCTTCCCCGGCGCTTTCGAGGACTTCCCCTTTGGCCCGGAGACATCCGTCTTCAAGGTGCGTGCCGCGGTTTCCGGTGGTGCCCGCCACGAGGCCAAGATGTTTGCCCTGTCCGCCATGGACCCGGACGACTGGTCCGTGAGCCTGAAATGCGACCCGGTGCTCGCCGAACAGCTGCGGGCCGCCCACCCGGAGATCGCCGGCGCCTGGCACCTGAACAAGAAGCACTGGAACGGCGTCCGGCTCGACGGCGCCCTGCCCGATTCGATGGTGCGGGACCTGGTCGAGGACTCCTATGACCTCGTCGTCGCCACGCTGAGCCGGCGGCAGCAGGAACAGCTCGGCTGGGCCACGCTCAGCATGGGAACCCCGCAGCAGGCGCGGCCATGA
- a CDS encoding polysaccharide deacetylase family protein yields MCEHHPTVLPATPGRRAALGLLGASLMAALGACAVPGSTTAGVAAAAGPGPGAAPGAGQPLPALLTVRQGNAAVPGDPTAPAALRRPGSKRIRRSFIPDFKLPPVQNGLAPVLTRIETKHPVVFLTIDDGITRTPEMVRLMTEYDYPASIFLTRNFVQNDPAFFKQFAVQGSLVENHTISHNINMVTQLGYQQQLAEITGMQDYAQQQFGRRPTLFRPPGGAYSTALRQAVAAAGMKAVVTWEAKANAGRMDYQYGNALRPGDIVLMHFRPEFAADLAAFRAAQLAAGLEVVLLEDFLGVA; encoded by the coding sequence ATGTGTGAGCACCATCCGACAGTGCTCCCGGCCACCCCCGGACGGCGGGCGGCACTGGGCCTTTTGGGAGCCTCCCTGATGGCGGCCTTGGGCGCGTGCGCGGTGCCGGGAAGCACGACGGCGGGAGTGGCAGCCGCGGCCGGCCCCGGCCCCGGCGCCGCACCGGGCGCCGGGCAGCCGCTTCCCGCGCTGCTGACGGTCCGGCAGGGAAATGCCGCGGTCCCCGGAGATCCCACGGCACCCGCGGCCCTGCGCCGCCCGGGAAGCAAGCGCATCCGGCGCAGTTTCATCCCGGACTTCAAGCTGCCGCCGGTGCAAAACGGACTCGCGCCCGTCCTGACCAGGATCGAGACGAAACACCCTGTGGTGTTCCTGACCATTGACGACGGCATTACGAGGACCCCGGAGATGGTGCGCCTCATGACCGAATACGACTACCCGGCATCGATCTTCCTCACCCGGAACTTCGTCCAGAACGATCCGGCCTTCTTCAAGCAGTTCGCCGTGCAGGGCAGCCTGGTGGAAAACCACACGATCAGCCACAACATCAACATGGTCACTCAACTCGGGTACCAGCAGCAGCTCGCCGAGATCACCGGGATGCAGGACTACGCCCAGCAGCAGTTCGGACGCCGCCCCACCCTGTTCCGGCCGCCGGGAGGCGCCTACTCCACTGCCCTGCGGCAGGCCGTCGCCGCAGCCGGAATGAAAGCGGTCGTGACCTGGGAGGCCAAGGCCAATGCCGGGCGCATGGACTACCAGTACGGGAATGCGCTGCGCCCGGGGGACATTGTGCTGATGCATTTCCGCCCCGAGTTCGCCGCCGACCTGGCCGCCTTCCGTGCAGCCCAGCTGGCCGCCGGCCTTGAAGTGGTGCTGCTCGAGGATTTCCTCGGCGTCGCCTGA
- a CDS encoding CoA-binding protein translates to MAHVNDPAVLERLMRTKGRWAIVGLTTNEWRAAYDTALFIRDRLGMEIIPVNLPGDTVHGETGYKSLADIPAAKRPIDVVDCFLNSRKVGAVVDQAIAVGAKAVWLQLGVIDEAAAARAKAAGLDVIMNTCPALDARRFGL, encoded by the coding sequence ATGGCCCACGTGAACGATCCGGCAGTCCTCGAAAGGCTCATGCGCACCAAGGGCCGGTGGGCCATCGTCGGGCTGACCACCAACGAATGGCGTGCCGCGTACGATACCGCCCTGTTCATCCGGGACCGCCTGGGCATGGAGATCATCCCGGTAAACCTTCCCGGCGATACCGTGCACGGCGAGACAGGGTACAAAAGCCTGGCCGACATTCCGGCCGCCAAGCGGCCCATCGACGTCGTCGACTGCTTCCTGAATTCCCGGAAGGTGGGCGCCGTCGTGGACCAGGCGATCGCCGTCGGGGCCAAGGCCGTCTGGTTGCAGCTGGGCGTCATCGATGAAGCGGCCGCAGCACGGGCCAAGGCCGCCGGCCTCGATGTGATTATGAACACCTGTCCGGCGCTGGATGCCCGGCGTTTCGGCCTCTAG